The following coding sequences lie in one Glycine max cultivar Williams 82 chromosome 19, Glycine_max_v4.0, whole genome shotgun sequence genomic window:
- the SWEET47 gene encoding bidirectional sugar transporter SWEET6b, with translation MVSAAIARNVVGIIGNVISFGLFLSPAPTFYKIIKNKAVEEFKPDPYIATVLNCAFWVFYGMPFIHPHSILVVTINGIGLVFEFVYLTIFFTYATNKGRKKLLICLLIEAIFFAAIVLITMLAVHGKHRSLMIGVICDFFNIMMYVSPLTIMFKVIKTKSVKYMPFWLSLTNFLNGACWTTYALIHPFDLFVLISNSVGVVSGFVQLILYACYCCRENNDDGDDDGAVQKKTTGVPVSESPRDVEA, from the exons ATGGTGAGCGCTGCAATAGCTCGTAACGTCGTTGGCATCATAG GCAATGTTATTTCCTTTGGATTGTTCTTGTCGCCAGC TCCAACtttctataaaattataaagaataagGCGGTGGAGGAGTTCAAGCCTGATCCTTACATTGCTACGGTGCTGAATTGCGCTTTCTGGGTGTTCTATGGAATGCCTTTCATTCACCCTCACAGTATTTTAGTGGTGACCATCAATGGCATTGGGCTTGTGTTCGAGTTCGTATACCTTACCATCTTTTTCACCTACGCAACCAACAAAGGACGG AAAAAGCTACTGATTTGTCTTCTCATCGAGGCTATTTTCTTTGCTGCCATTGTTCTTATAACAATGCTGGCAGTGCATGGCAAGCATAGGTCGTTAATGATTGGTGTTATCTGTGATTTCTTCAATATCATGATGTATGTCTCTCCTCTTACAATCATG TTTAAGGTTATCAAAACCAAGAGCGTGAAATACATGCCATTCTGGCTCTCCCTGACTAACTTCCTTAATGGTGCGTGCTGGACAACTTATGCACTCATCCACCCCTTCGACCTGTTTGTTCTG ATCAGTAACAGTGTTGGAGTAGTCTCTGGATTTGTTCAGCTCATACTATATGCTTGCTACTGCTGCAGAGAAAACaatgatgatggtgatgatgatggtgCTGTCCAGAAGAAGACAACTGGCGTTCCAGTTTCTGAATCCCCCCGTGATGTTGAAGCTTAG
- the SWEET48 gene encoding bidirectional sugar transporter SWEET5: MVSAAIARNVVGVIGNIISFGLFFSPAPTFYGIVKKKTVEEFKPDPYIATVLNCAFWVFYGMPFVHPNSILVVTINSVGLAFEFVYLTIYYVYATNKGRKKLLIFLLIEVVFFAAVALITMLALHGTRQRSLVVGVLSDIFNVMMYVSPLTIMAKVIKTKSVKYMPFWLSLANFLNGACWTTYALIHPFDLYVLISNGIGAISGLIQLILYACYCSCKSKNDEDGDQDLKPSGFQLSNLNGRAAVV; the protein is encoded by the exons ATGGTAAGCGCTGCAATTGCTCGTAACGTCGTCGGCGTAAtag GCAATATCATTTCCTTTGGCTTGTTCTTTTCACCTGC TCCAACTTTCTATGGAATTGTAAAGAAGAAGACGGTGGAGGAGTTCAAGCCAGATCCTTATATAGCAACGGTGTTGAATTGTGCGTTTTGGGTGTTCTATGGAATGCCTTTTGTGCACCCAAACAGCATTTTAGTTGTCACTATCAACAGCGTTGGGCTTGCGTTCGAGTTTGTCTATCTTACCATATATTATGTCTATGCTACCAACAAAGGACGG AAAAAGCTACTGATTTTTCTTCTCATCGAGGTTGTTTTCTTTGCTGCCGTTGCTCTTATAACAATGCTGGCATTGCATGGCACTCGCCAAAGGTCGTTAGTGGTTGGTGTTCTCTCTGATATCTTCAATGTTATGATGTATGTCTCCCCTCTTACAATTATG GCAAAGGTTATAAAAACTAAGAGTGTGAAATACATGCCATTCTGGCTCTCTCTGGCTAACTTCCTTAATGGTGCGTGTTGGACAACATATGCTCTCATCCACCCATTTGACCTTTATGTCCTG ATCAGCAATGGTATCGGAGCAATCTCTGGGCTTATTCAGCTTATATTGTATGCTTGCTACTGCTCTTGCAAGAGTAAAAATGATGAGGATGGTGATCAAGATTTGAAACCAAGTGGCTTTCAGCTCTCTAACTTAAACGGAAGAGCTGCAGTAGTCTGA